A window from Sphingobacterium hotanense encodes these proteins:
- a CDS encoding TlpA family protein disulfide reductase, with amino-acid sequence MMNKRSIIFGLLGFALFTNVHGQEKLVEISGRIKGIGNREIRVLDPEKGEIKRFNATQDNFKIEVPLHTNDQRFFTLHLPSLGDMGPSMKTPALFFMVDDDPINIQAHIEEGSVETDTIIGANDFNAFNSTYKQLKSTGELMLVTAEYNKAFNAYNNVAQTEENLEALKAVGDKIEAIYTDQRKEITELIASNPKSLTVATLARQYTAPEMTPDAISTFLSQFDKGVIAQSFYLKELQNKLAKVSQLEVGQQAPDFTIKGVDQKAIKLSDFKGKYVLLDFWASWCGPCRREMPHVKAAYEQFKGNNFQVFAVSIDSDATAWKKELEEDNMPFVHALDVKGKQSVGDLYMVRAIPTNFLIDSTGKIIAKNLRGEELSKFLESRL; translated from the coding sequence ATGATGAATAAGCGATCTATAATATTCGGTTTATTGGGTTTTGCACTTTTTACGAATGTGCATGGCCAAGAGAAATTAGTGGAAATTAGCGGACGAATTAAGGGTATTGGCAATAGGGAGATTCGAGTGTTAGACCCTGAAAAGGGAGAGATTAAGCGATTCAATGCGACTCAGGATAATTTTAAGATCGAAGTGCCTTTGCACACGAACGACCAAAGGTTCTTTACTTTGCATTTACCTTCATTAGGTGATATGGGGCCGTCGATGAAAACACCTGCATTATTTTTTATGGTCGATGATGATCCCATCAATATCCAAGCGCATATTGAAGAGGGGAGTGTGGAGACTGATACCATCATTGGGGCGAATGATTTTAACGCGTTTAATTCGACATATAAGCAGTTGAAGAGCACGGGAGAGCTGATGCTTGTTACTGCAGAATATAATAAAGCGTTCAATGCTTATAACAACGTTGCGCAAACAGAAGAAAATCTCGAAGCATTGAAGGCTGTGGGTGACAAGATTGAGGCAATTTATACGGATCAGCGAAAGGAAATCACTGAACTTATTGCGTCGAATCCAAAGTCTTTGACTGTTGCAACCTTAGCGCGTCAATATACCGCCCCGGAAATGACACCGGACGCCATTTCAACATTTCTTTCTCAATTCGATAAGGGAGTGATAGCGCAAAGTTTTTATTTGAAAGAGCTGCAAAACAAGTTAGCAAAGGTGAGTCAGTTGGAAGTCGGTCAGCAGGCTCCGGATTTCACAATTAAAGGTGTCGATCAGAAAGCTATTAAGTTGAGTGATTTTAAAGGCAAGTATGTTTTATTGGACTTTTGGGCTTCTTGGTGTGGTCCTTGCCGACGCGAGATGCCTCATGTGAAAGCTGCTTACGAGCAATTCAAAGGAAATAACTTTCAGGTTTTTGCTGTTTCGATCGATAGTGATGCTACAGCTTGGAAGAAAGAGCTGGAAGAGGATAATATGCCATTTGTTCATGCGTTGGATGTGAAAGGAAAGCAAAGCGTTGGTGATTTATATATGGTGAGAGCAATTCCGACGAACTTCTTGATTGATTCAACAGGTAAGATTATTGCGAAAAATCTGAGAGGCGAGGAGCTTAGTAAATTTTTAGAGAGTCGGTTGTAG
- a CDS encoding TlpA disulfide reductase family protein: MRKSRLVLFWLCIHLIPLATIAQGNYQINGQIISDENVTHAYLYTFNKGRELLDSAEVKNNAFQFSGQVDKIQAASVGLKGSKRSVHFILEPAQMQVRLQEDWNQPSTVIGGMQNAIKKGYELDVAMFQDSMRALGAAYEHADEDGKVKLGMQMQVWNQKVDSVRKDYLRAHPASLAVLDIYRPYIPGMNYVELQELVSRFDKGLAYAPVYQELLRNYERKKERNLVGKQAPAIHSQTNGGKAFDLTSLKGKTVLIDFWASWCAPCRIANRKLVPTYEKYRSKGFEIVSVSMDDKDHLWKAAVEKDGIPWIQVADLIDLKSNKAAAAYHVEQLPTLFLIDENGVVVKQNMNHEELLEFLKLKYDE; the protein is encoded by the coding sequence ATGAGGAAATCTAGATTAGTGCTGTTCTGGTTATGCATTCATTTGATTCCACTTGCTACAATAGCACAAGGGAACTATCAAATTAATGGACAGATTATTAGTGATGAAAATGTTACTCATGCTTATCTCTATACCTTCAATAAAGGTCGGGAATTGCTGGACTCTGCAGAGGTTAAGAACAATGCGTTTCAATTTAGCGGTCAAGTAGATAAGATCCAGGCGGCGAGCGTTGGCTTGAAAGGGTCGAAACGTTCAGTTCATTTCATCTTAGAACCGGCGCAGATGCAGGTACGACTACAGGAAGACTGGAACCAGCCTAGTACGGTGATCGGTGGAATGCAGAATGCGATTAAGAAGGGATATGAGCTTGATGTGGCTATGTTTCAGGATAGTATGAGGGCACTTGGTGCTGCATATGAACATGCCGACGAAGACGGTAAAGTAAAGTTAGGCATGCAAATGCAAGTTTGGAATCAGAAGGTCGACTCTGTTCGTAAAGATTATTTAAGAGCGCATCCTGCTTCCTTAGCTGTATTAGATATCTATCGACCATATATTCCTGGTATGAACTATGTCGAGCTTCAGGAATTAGTTAGTCGATTCGACAAGGGATTAGCCTATGCACCAGTTTATCAGGAGTTATTAAGGAATTATGAACGAAAGAAGGAACGAAATTTAGTGGGTAAGCAAGCTCCTGCGATCCATAGTCAAACGAATGGGGGAAAGGCATTCGATTTAACTTCACTGAAAGGGAAGACTGTGCTGATCGATTTCTGGGCTTCATGGTGTGCCCCTTGTCGTATTGCGAATCGAAAACTTGTGCCGACCTATGAGAAATATCGTTCAAAGGGTTTTGAGATTGTGTCGGTCTCGATGGATGACAAGGATCATTTGTGGAAGGCAGCAGTAGAGAAGGACGGTATTCCTTGGATACAGGTTGCAGACTTAATTGATTTAAAATCGAATAAGGCGGCTGCGGCATATCATGTTGAGCAGTTGCCCACATTATTCTTAATTGATGAGAATGGTGTCGTGGTTAAACAGAACATGAATCACGAAGAACTTTTAGAATTTTTAAAATTAAAATATGATGAATAA
- a CDS encoding RagB/SusD family nutrient uptake outer membrane protein encodes MKRIYLAFVILVASLSSCQKYLDIRPKGKFIPQTIQDYEELSSNPSYAGNGNAYLERLSDGIYLAQSTVNSGMNGAGSKTYIWAAEYYLETESDRTWNDNYNNIFNANIILQEIDGVEDGTQERKNVVRGNALCNRAQAYMNLILFYAPTYNESTAASDLGVPLITIPDLEAKSSRASVKEVYDQILSDLTTALPLLRDEPKNVYRQSKGVANGLLARLYLYKGQYEKALAHANEALKTNSTIFDFNEYRFINPDRPALGIANRALAQVHPEMISYMTTSFGTILSNSFIDPDLLNQFDPKDLRLKFGWSKTDRTGVPVKEPYPQYINADLNYNIAVPEMMLIVAECHARLNQKDQAVKLLNTLRKKRFASEDFKEVEATTAEDALKLVIKERRMELFGKGLRWFDMKRLDKDPRFAKTYKRANTEQSYTLAPGSSHFVAQIPGLVMKLNPNIVPNPR; translated from the coding sequence ATGAAAAGAATATATTTAGCATTCGTAATTCTGGTTGCTTCGTTAAGTAGTTGCCAAAAATACCTAGACATCCGTCCTAAAGGGAAATTTATTCCTCAGACAATCCAAGACTATGAAGAGTTGTCATCAAATCCATCGTATGCAGGAAATGGCAATGCGTATTTAGAACGTCTTTCCGACGGGATTTATCTCGCGCAGTCCACTGTAAATAGTGGGATGAACGGAGCAGGTTCAAAGACCTATATCTGGGCAGCGGAGTATTACCTAGAGACGGAGAGCGACCGTACATGGAATGATAACTATAATAATATTTTCAACGCAAATATCATCTTGCAAGAGATTGATGGCGTTGAAGATGGAACGCAAGAGCGTAAGAATGTGGTTAGAGGGAATGCTCTTTGCAATCGTGCACAGGCATACATGAATCTTATACTTTTTTACGCGCCTACTTACAATGAAAGCACAGCGGCTTCAGACCTTGGGGTACCCTTAATAACGATTCCAGACTTGGAAGCGAAGTCTAGCAGAGCTTCGGTAAAAGAAGTGTATGACCAAATTCTTAGCGATCTAACGACCGCATTGCCTCTTCTTCGGGATGAACCTAAGAACGTATATCGTCAAAGTAAAGGCGTTGCGAACGGGCTACTTGCACGTCTGTATCTTTATAAGGGACAGTATGAAAAGGCATTGGCCCATGCCAATGAAGCATTGAAAACAAACAGTACTATTTTCGATTTCAATGAGTATAGATTTATTAATCCAGATCGTCCTGCTTTGGGGATTGCTAATCGTGCGCTAGCGCAAGTACATCCGGAGATGATTTCCTATATGACCACTTCATTTGGAACTATTTTGAGCAACAGTTTCATCGATCCTGATTTGTTAAATCAATTTGATCCGAAGGATCTTCGACTCAAATTCGGCTGGTCAAAAACAGACCGTACTGGTGTTCCGGTTAAAGAACCCTATCCACAATATATCAATGCAGACTTGAACTATAATATCGCTGTTCCGGAGATGATGTTAATTGTTGCGGAATGCCATGCCAGATTAAATCAAAAAGATCAGGCAGTGAAGTTGCTAAATACCTTGAGAAAGAAGCGTTTTGCTTCTGAGGACTTTAAAGAGGTTGAAGCCACAACTGCAGAGGATGCATTGAAATTGGTGATCAAGGAGCGTAGAATGGAATTGTTCGGTAAGGGGTTACGTTGGTTTGATATGAAGCGTTTGGACAAAGACCCGCGTTTTGCAAAGACTTATAAGCGTGCTAATACGGAACAATCTTATACGCTGGCTCCAGGCTCCTCGCATTTCGTTGCTCAGATTCCAGGCTTGGTGATGAAGTTGAACCCTAATATTGTTCCAAATCCTAGATAA
- a CDS encoding SusC/RagA family TonB-linked outer membrane protein gives MEDAAAAAIWGSQAANGVIVITTSKGKAGKPVIQYSGNLRVESRPDYSALQRASSADVIDYEKEQYDKGYIMAGIFDNSSGGYSQSIGIFNDFDRKDIDLAERDRRLSLLAGLDNQSQVNDLLLRQAINQKHFLSISGGSDRFNYYSGFNFEQDLAGTKGTQAKSTLVTNRLSYHLADFLTLRSNISMDYNWGNQGVSNLESNIRALQPYQMIQDEQGNPINNYFGYNKIENDRLMGLGYLDNGVNLLTDNNLANNKSTGFGIRSIFGMDWKLMKGLRLTNDLVYERLNGRQRNLYNQESYFTRSLVNRFTAYDDAVGDYVKYIPYGDVLDLNYTNTKRMASRNQLNYENTFAERHYLNVIAGADISKRIADGGIQRMLGFNDELYSSQDIDAKKLALGVRDWEGLTQRYVAADYNKLSYFENREYSFYSSLAYTYDRRYTFTGSYRNDYSNLFGADPKLRRTPLWSVGGKWLLHNEAFFNNEWISELSLRSTIGVTGNFDRNNSTTTFLTATRFFNNIADDFVARLQTPPNPKLRWESSRTFNAGLDLGLLANRFVVNVDYYNKFSYDLLGSQELDPTVGLTNAYVNAAELSNKGIEFGIQANILQNRPFEWSSQLNLAYNKSKVISNKITDTNPRLNRPRDVVPFLEGYERESLWSYRWAGLDEKGRPQTYGADGEKVLVPVEESLELNGTTRPRYSGSFNNTLRYKGFNLSIFTVFNLGQVARMEMPEMYGYVWDSSYNNKIAKRWRQPGDEHKTDIPAIPLMEDFFELADDYSRLATLSSNSVFDASFLRVREIQLGYTLIDSQFLKSLPFKSVRAVMQVNNVFLWKANKSGLDPEAVVSRMYYLPEPMVYTFGLNLTL, from the coding sequence ATTGAAGATGCAGCGGCTGCTGCAATCTGGGGTTCTCAGGCTGCGAATGGGGTCATCGTTATCACGACGAGTAAAGGAAAAGCTGGGAAACCTGTAATCCAATATTCTGGAAATTTGAGGGTAGAGTCTAGACCTGATTATTCCGCATTGCAAAGAGCAAGTTCAGCGGATGTTATCGACTATGAAAAGGAACAATATGACAAGGGTTATATCATGGCCGGCATTTTCGATAATTCTTCGGGTGGATATTCGCAATCCATAGGAATTTTTAATGATTTCGATCGTAAGGATATTGATTTAGCGGAGCGCGATAGACGATTGAGCCTATTAGCGGGATTAGATAATCAATCGCAAGTAAATGATTTATTGTTGCGTCAAGCAATCAATCAGAAGCACTTTTTATCCATCAGCGGCGGTTCAGATAGATTCAACTATTATTCTGGCTTTAATTTCGAGCAGGATTTAGCGGGAACAAAAGGTACACAAGCAAAGAGTACTTTGGTGACCAATAGATTGTCATACCATTTGGCCGACTTTCTGACGCTGCGTAGTAACATATCGATGGACTATAACTGGGGGAATCAGGGTGTTAGTAATTTAGAAAGCAATATACGAGCCTTGCAACCGTATCAAATGATACAGGATGAACAAGGTAATCCTATCAATAATTATTTCGGCTACAATAAGATTGAAAACGACCGTTTAATGGGCCTAGGGTATTTGGATAATGGGGTGAATTTATTGACAGATAATAACCTGGCGAACAATAAATCGACCGGATTTGGTATTCGTAGTATTTTCGGAATGGATTGGAAGCTGATGAAAGGCCTGCGATTGACGAATGATTTAGTTTATGAACGTCTGAACGGCAGACAGCGTAATCTTTATAATCAAGAATCTTATTTTACGAGAAGCTTAGTTAATAGATTTACGGCTTACGATGATGCTGTGGGAGATTATGTGAAATATATTCCATATGGTGATGTATTAGACTTAAATTATACTAACACCAAGCGTATGGCTTCGCGTAATCAATTGAACTATGAAAACACGTTTGCCGAGCGCCATTATTTGAATGTAATTGCTGGGGCGGATATTAGTAAGCGAATCGCCGACGGTGGAATCCAGCGAATGTTAGGGTTTAATGATGAGCTATACAGTTCGCAGGATATCGACGCGAAGAAACTTGCGTTGGGTGTCAGAGATTGGGAAGGATTAACCCAACGTTATGTTGCCGCAGATTATAATAAATTAAGCTATTTTGAAAATAGAGAGTATTCTTTTTATTCATCCTTAGCCTATACTTATGATCGTCGATATACCTTTACAGGTAGTTATAGAAATGATTATTCGAATTTATTTGGTGCAGACCCTAAGCTCAGAAGAACGCCACTATGGAGCGTAGGAGGTAAATGGTTATTGCACAACGAAGCTTTCTTTAACAATGAATGGATTTCAGAATTGAGTCTTCGTTCGACTATTGGTGTTACGGGTAATTTCGACCGGAACAATTCAACAACTACCTTTTTGACAGCGACACGCTTTTTTAACAATATTGCTGATGATTTTGTTGCGCGGCTTCAAACTCCTCCAAACCCTAAGCTACGTTGGGAGAGTTCGCGTACCTTCAATGCTGGTTTAGATCTAGGCCTTTTAGCAAATCGTTTTGTAGTCAATGTAGATTATTATAACAAGTTTAGCTATGACTTACTCGGAAGTCAGGAGCTGGACCCTACAGTTGGTTTAACGAATGCCTATGTTAATGCTGCAGAATTATCGAATAAGGGTATTGAGTTTGGTATTCAAGCAAATATTCTACAAAACCGTCCATTCGAATGGTCGAGCCAATTGAATCTTGCTTATAATAAAAGCAAAGTAATATCTAATAAAATTACTGATACCAATCCGAGGCTAAATCGTCCAAGAGATGTAGTCCCATTCTTAGAAGGATATGAAAGGGAGTCGCTATGGAGTTATCGCTGGGCAGGATTGGACGAAAAAGGGAGGCCACAGACTTACGGTGCTGACGGCGAAAAAGTCCTTGTGCCAGTGGAAGAATCTTTAGAATTGAATGGTACAACAAGGCCTCGCTATAGCGGATCGTTTAATAACACGTTGAGATATAAAGGATTTAACCTATCTATCTTTACCGTATTTAACTTAGGACAAGTTGCTCGCATGGAAATGCCAGAGATGTATGGTTATGTATGGGATAGCTCTTATAATAATAAAATCGCCAAACGTTGGAGACAACCGGGTGATGAGCATAAGACTGATATTCCGGCCATCCCTTTAATGGAAGACTTTTTTGAACTCGCGGATGACTATAGCCGATTGGCGACTCTTTCCAGCAACTCTGTTTTCGATGCTTCTTTCCTACGGGTAAGAGAAATCCAGTTAGGTTATACCTTAATCGATTCTCAATTTTTAAAAAGCTTGCCTTTCAAATCTGTTCGTGCGGTAATGCAAGTGAATAATGTGTTCCTATGGAAAGCAAACAAATCGGGGCTTGATCCCGAGGCTGTTGTAAGTAGAATGTACTATTTACCGGAGCCAATGGTTTATACATTTGGACTTAACCTAACCCTTTAA
- a CDS encoding TonB-dependent receptor plug domain-containing protein yields the protein MKHFINYKTWGGLDYLFVKKIAVVLLIVCLIHSNSALAFGQDLKVHAKQERLSQIFEKLKKENGYHFFWEGKDFSNTLVDVSVVGNIDEVLAALFKNLPVEYRLHKKTVIIRVDNAKLSQTANSQQQIVRGRVIDEEGNPMVGATVRYSHSGTYHTLATGSKGEFEFPSNSFPVHIMITSLGFRPQEYSIASANDSNLIQLLRNNEVIEDIDIVYTGYQALKKESSSGSSSGISKEFIQERNNNSLDKILENAVPGLNTYTTPDGKMDMRVRGGSSLRAGTNPLIVVDGFPSEIMPDVNEIENITVLKMQRLLQSGVLRLRMGSSLSRRVKEKLGNL from the coding sequence ATGAAGCATTTTATTAATTACAAAACCTGGGGAGGTTTAGACTATCTCTTTGTCAAAAAAATTGCCGTAGTGCTGCTAATTGTTTGTCTGATTCATAGTAATTCAGCATTAGCATTTGGGCAGGATTTGAAAGTTCATGCGAAGCAAGAACGACTGAGCCAAATATTTGAAAAACTCAAGAAAGAAAATGGATACCATTTCTTTTGGGAGGGTAAGGACTTCTCAAATACGCTAGTTGATGTTTCTGTCGTTGGTAATATCGACGAAGTACTGGCAGCTTTGTTTAAAAACCTGCCGGTTGAATACAGACTGCACAAGAAAACGGTAATTATTCGTGTAGATAATGCGAAGTTATCTCAAACAGCAAACTCGCAGCAGCAGATTGTTAGAGGTCGTGTAATCGACGAAGAGGGGAATCCGATGGTCGGCGCAACGGTGCGATATAGCCATTCGGGAACCTATCATACGCTAGCTACAGGTTCAAAGGGTGAATTCGAGTTTCCTTCAAACTCGTTCCCTGTACATATTATGATCACAAGCTTGGGTTTTAGACCTCAAGAGTATAGTATAGCCTCTGCTAATGATTCGAATCTGATACAATTGCTTAGAAATAATGAAGTAATCGAAGATATCGATATTGTCTATACGGGTTATCAGGCGCTAAAAAAGGAAAGCTCTTCGGGTTCCAGCAGTGGTATTTCAAAGGAATTCATTCAGGAAAGAAATAACAATTCACTAGATAAAATTCTAGAAAATGCGGTTCCTGGTCTTAACACTTATACAACACCGGATGGAAAGATGGACATGCGAGTTCGTGGCGGTAGTTCGCTACGCGCCGGCACAAATCCGTTGATCGTAGTTGATGGGTTTCCAAGTGAAATTATGCCTGATGTGAATGAAATCGAAAATATTACGGTATTGAAGATGCAGCGGCTGCTGCAATCTGGGGTTCTCAGGCTGCGAATGGGGTCATCGTTATCACGACGAGTAAAGGAAAAGCTGGGAAACCTGTAA
- a CDS encoding FecR family protein — MLPEEIKNLIGKYQARTISKNEQEQLFRWYNEQAKSATSMDDADMHIRLERIAGQLPALNTKLVRQISWIKWAAAAIITMAVGLAIYTSQQKDIPLDIVIQADSTKGAELVLATGKVISLNEVGQGDTIDADGSKLFKTSDGYIAYSFDGDINEANQNYSFRTPVGTETKILLPDGTRVWLNAASELSFKKQWAVENREVYLKGEAYFEVSKQRNPQGLLYTPFKVYFAGQAVEVLGTKFRIQNYQEEAWSTTSLFEGSVKLEILASNKQVDKAVILKPGQQGLFNRDSRLLDFKNIIEDAPQSWRDGYFSFHGENLREVCAQLARWYPVTFDIDADLPKGEYHGDIPKTYSLNEVLDILIDKNMNYRFSNENNQIKVRLNQEKK, encoded by the coding sequence ATGCTACCTGAAGAGATAAAGAATTTAATTGGCAAATACCAAGCGCGTACAATATCCAAAAACGAGCAAGAACAGCTATTTCGTTGGTATAACGAACAAGCTAAATCTGCAACCAGTATGGACGATGCAGATATGCATATTCGTTTGGAAAGGATCGCTGGACAATTGCCTGCGTTGAATACGAAGCTGGTTCGTCAAATTTCCTGGATTAAATGGGCAGCTGCAGCCATAATTACCATGGCGGTGGGTTTGGCGATCTATACTTCTCAACAAAAAGACATTCCTTTAGACATTGTTATTCAAGCAGACTCTACAAAAGGAGCGGAGTTGGTATTGGCTACCGGTAAAGTAATTTCCCTTAATGAGGTCGGTCAAGGTGATACCATCGATGCTGATGGCAGCAAGCTTTTTAAGACGAGTGATGGTTATATCGCATATAGTTTTGATGGCGATATAAATGAGGCTAACCAGAATTACAGCTTCCGGACCCCGGTGGGTACAGAAACTAAAATATTACTGCCTGATGGTACTCGGGTTTGGTTAAATGCGGCGTCGGAGTTGAGTTTTAAAAAACAATGGGCCGTGGAAAACCGAGAAGTATATTTGAAGGGCGAGGCTTATTTTGAGGTTAGCAAACAAAGAAACCCGCAGGGTCTATTGTATACCCCTTTTAAAGTTTATTTTGCCGGTCAGGCAGTAGAAGTGCTTGGCACAAAGTTCCGCATACAAAACTATCAAGAGGAAGCGTGGAGTACAACGAGCCTGTTCGAAGGTTCCGTAAAGCTAGAGATATTAGCGTCAAATAAGCAAGTAGATAAAGCCGTGATCTTAAAGCCTGGGCAGCAAGGGTTATTCAACAGAGATAGCAGACTGTTAGATTTTAAAAATATTATCGAGGATGCGCCGCAAAGTTGGCGGGACGGATATTTCAGTTTCCATGGCGAAAACTTAAGGGAAGTTTGTGCGCAACTAGCACGTTGGTATCCGGTTACCTTTGATATAGATGCTGATCTGCCGAAAGGCGAATATCACGGTGATATTCCTAAAACTTATTCGCTCAATGAGGTATTAGATATCCTGATCGATAAGAACATGAATTATAGATTCTCTAATGAAAATAACCAAATAAAAGTACGCTTAAACCAAGAAAAGAAATAA
- a CDS encoding RNA polymerase sigma factor: MEEKNIREEDLANLIREGNVMAFEIAFKQFREILFKHAFYVVRNMDEAEDVIQEVFTTLWEKRESIPAEANLSSYLYRMTRNRVLNKLSHQKVMDNYIQHVLVEQSEQTSNSDLDLIGKELAAIIESEIGKLPARMREVFNLSRNEGLSHKEIAELLQISEGTSKLQVSKALAILRQRVLKAVIVLLAG; this comes from the coding sequence ATGGAGGAAAAGAACATTCGCGAAGAGGATTTGGCTAATCTCATACGAGAGGGGAATGTTATGGCTTTTGAAATCGCCTTCAAGCAATTCCGTGAAATCTTATTTAAGCATGCTTTTTACGTTGTCAGGAACATGGATGAAGCTGAGGATGTGATTCAAGAGGTCTTTACAACGCTTTGGGAAAAGCGCGAGTCGATTCCTGCAGAAGCAAACCTTTCCAGTTATCTTTATCGCATGACACGGAATCGGGTACTGAATAAGCTCAGTCATCAGAAGGTGATGGATAATTATATTCAGCATGTTCTTGTTGAGCAGTCGGAACAGACTAGCAATAGTGACTTAGATCTTATTGGGAAAGAGTTGGCTGCGATTATCGAGTCTGAGATCGGCAAGCTTCCTGCTCGAATGCGTGAAGTTTTTAATTTAAGTCGAAATGAGGGCCTTAGTCATAAGGAAATTGCCGAGTTGTTGCAAATTTCGGAAGGTACATCTAAATTGCAGGTTTCCAAAGCTTTGGCAATTCTTAGACAGCGTGTTCTTAAAGCCGTTATTGTTCTTTTAGCGGGTTAA